A single genomic interval of Stieleria maiorica harbors:
- the rpsG gene encoding 30S ribosomal protein S7, with product MGRITASKKQLKGDPRHNSLLAGKFINCLMLDGKKTVAQKVFYDALAEIARRGEAEGDEPIEVFETAVENIKPYIEVRSKRVGGASYQVPMQVNRARQQSLAIRWLLEAVRDKKGRPMHLKLADEIMAGYKKEGVAYTKRENTHRMADANKAFAHFAW from the coding sequence ATGGGACGGATCACCGCAAGTAAGAAGCAGCTCAAGGGCGACCCGCGCCACAATTCGTTGCTGGCCGGAAAGTTCATCAATTGCCTGATGCTGGACGGAAAGAAGACCGTCGCCCAGAAAGTCTTTTACGACGCGTTGGCTGAAATCGCGCGGCGTGGCGAGGCCGAAGGCGATGAGCCGATCGAAGTCTTCGAAACGGCCGTGGAAAACATCAAGCCCTACATCGAAGTTCGCAGCAAGCGAGTCGGTGGTGCCAGCTACCAGGTCCCGATGCAAGTCAACCGCGCCCGTCAACAAAGCTTGGCGATCCGCTGGTTGCTCGAAGCCGTCCGCGACAAGAAGGGACGCCCGATGCACCTGAAACTGGCCGATGAAATCATGGCCGGCTACAAGAAGGAAGGCGTCGCGTACACCAAACGTGAAAACACGCACCGAATGGCCGACGCCAACAAGGCGTTTGCACACTTCGCGTGGTGA
- the fusA gene encoding elongation factor G has product MSADITLLRNIGIIAHIDAGKTTVTERMLYLSGAKHRVGRVDHGTTDTDDDPEEQERGITIFSACVKYTWDKYHINLLDTPGHVDFTAEVERCLRVLDGAVVVFSAREGVEAQSETVWRQADRYNVPRIVFINKMDREGADFDSVFNDIGPRLGGRPVAVELPVGQGPTHVKNPFRGVIDLVEMRFLQFDPETEGKQVTETDVPDELMDDALLWREQLVETVCEIDDDAMALVMEDQEVPVDVIRKALRKGCIEQTIQPVLCGSALHGIGVQPLMTAVGHYLPSPLDRPPVEGFNPKKPDQQLTRKPDPSEPFSALVFKILPAKTGDNYWIRIYSGQLKQNSRVYCPNRDKKENVAQLWQIHASKKERDGQTESLAAGDICCVIGPRFAITGDTLCDSQNQIELPSITFADTVLSMAIEPENTGDRKKLDETLEMLRRQDPTFRAVDNEELGQTIISGMGELHLEVIQHRLTRDFGLNVKFYKPRVNYRETIGGTADVVGVCNRQMGATQMFARLSVRVSPLEDSSAPPIVFDRLPADSLLQGEPRHAAIQELRDRAEGGGVLAGFPLSGIKLEAYDAEVSEEGAEEVAFRIAAGDAFDKALEKAGPVLLEPIMKVEVTTPEDYMGELVGDLQQRRALISATETRGAMTVITAHAPLKELFGYSSAVRSLSQGRAGSSMEPLGYQAAPEEDAHSFQF; this is encoded by the coding sequence ATGTCTGCCGACATCACGTTACTGCGCAACATTGGAATCATCGCTCACATCGATGCCGGTAAGACGACAGTCACCGAACGCATGCTGTACCTGAGCGGTGCCAAACACCGCGTCGGACGGGTCGACCACGGCACGACCGACACCGACGATGATCCCGAAGAACAGGAGCGCGGGATCACGATCTTTAGCGCCTGCGTGAAGTACACCTGGGACAAGTACCACATCAACTTGCTGGACACCCCCGGCCACGTCGACTTTACGGCCGAAGTCGAGCGTTGCCTGCGAGTTCTGGACGGTGCCGTCGTCGTTTTTTCGGCGCGTGAAGGCGTCGAGGCACAGAGTGAAACGGTTTGGCGACAAGCGGATCGCTACAACGTGCCGCGGATCGTGTTCATCAACAAGATGGACCGCGAAGGCGCCGATTTCGATTCGGTCTTCAATGACATCGGTCCCCGGCTGGGAGGCCGCCCGGTCGCGGTCGAATTGCCAGTCGGCCAGGGACCCACGCACGTCAAAAATCCGTTCCGCGGCGTGATCGATCTGGTCGAGATGCGTTTCTTGCAGTTCGACCCCGAGACCGAAGGCAAGCAGGTCACCGAGACCGACGTCCCTGACGAATTGATGGACGACGCCCTGCTGTGGCGCGAGCAACTGGTCGAAACGGTGTGCGAAATCGACGACGACGCGATGGCGTTGGTGATGGAGGACCAGGAGGTCCCGGTCGATGTGATTCGCAAAGCACTGCGAAAGGGATGCATCGAACAGACGATCCAGCCGGTGCTGTGCGGGTCGGCACTGCACGGGATCGGTGTCCAGCCGCTGATGACGGCCGTCGGACACTACTTGCCCAGCCCGCTGGACCGCCCGCCGGTCGAAGGCTTCAACCCCAAGAAACCCGACCAGCAACTGACGCGTAAACCGGATCCGAGCGAGCCCTTCAGCGCGCTGGTGTTCAAGATCCTGCCGGCCAAGACCGGCGACAACTATTGGATCCGCATTTACAGCGGACAACTGAAGCAAAACTCTCGTGTTTATTGTCCCAACCGCGACAAGAAAGAAAACGTCGCCCAGTTGTGGCAGATCCATGCGTCCAAGAAAGAGCGTGACGGGCAAACCGAATCGCTGGCCGCCGGCGACATCTGCTGCGTGATCGGCCCGCGATTCGCCATCACCGGCGACACCCTTTGCGATTCCCAGAACCAAATCGAATTGCCCAGCATCACCTTTGCCGACACCGTGTTGTCGATGGCGATCGAACCGGAGAACACGGGGGATCGCAAGAAGCTGGACGAGACGTTGGAGATGCTGCGTCGCCAAGACCCGACGTTCCGTGCCGTCGACAACGAAGAACTGGGGCAAACGATCATCAGCGGCATGGGCGAATTGCACTTGGAAGTGATCCAGCACCGGCTGACCCGCGATTTCGGCTTGAACGTCAAGTTTTACAAGCCGCGGGTGAACTATCGCGAAACCATCGGCGGGACGGCCGACGTGGTCGGAGTCTGCAACCGGCAAATGGGCGCGACGCAAATGTTCGCCCGCTTGAGCGTCCGGGTTTCACCGCTGGAGGACAGCTCGGCACCGCCGATCGTCTTTGACCGACTGCCGGCCGACTCGCTGCTGCAAGGCGAACCGCGACACGCCGCGATCCAGGAACTGCGCGACCGCGCCGAAGGCGGCGGTGTGCTGGCCGGATTCCCGCTTTCGGGAATCAAGCTGGAAGCCTATGACGCCGAGGTCAGCGAAGAAGGGGCCGAAGAAGTAGCGTTTCGAATTGCCGCCGGCGACGCCTTTGACAAAGCGCTCGAAAAAGCCGGACCGGTGTTGCTGGAGCCGATCATGAAGGTCGAAGTCACCACGCCGGAGGATTACATGGGTGAACTGGTCGGCGACCTGCAACAGCGACGCGCGTTGATCTCCGCCACCGAGACCCGCGGGGCGATGACCGTGATCACCGCCCACGCGCCGCTAAAAGAACTGTTCGGTTACTCCAGTGCCGTCCGCAGTCTCAGCCAAGGCCGGGCCGGCAGCAGCATGGAACCGCTGGGCTATCAAGCGGCCCCCGAAGAAGACGCGCATAGTTTCCAGTTTTGA
- the rpsL gene encoding 30S ribosomal protein S12 — MPTINQLVRKRRKLKKRQSKSPVLEKCPQKQGVCLQVRTMTPKKPNSALRKISRVKLSNGKEVTVYIPGEGHNLQEHSIVLVRGGRIRDLPGVRYQVVRGSRDALGVEGRKRSRSRYGAKK; from the coding sequence CGTCCGCAAGCGACGCAAACTGAAAAAACGCCAAAGTAAGTCTCCCGTTCTGGAGAAATGCCCTCAGAAGCAGGGCGTTTGTCTTCAGGTGCGGACGATGACCCCCAAGAAGCCGAACTCGGCGCTTCGAAAGATCTCGCGGGTCAAGTTGAGCAACGGCAAAGAAGTCACCGTCTACATTCCTGGCGAAGGCCACAACCTGCAAGAACACTCCATCGTGCTCGTCCGCGGTGGCCGGATCCGTGACTTGCCGGGTGTCCGCTACCAGGTCGTCCGCGGTAGCCGTGACGCGTTGGGCGTCGAAGGCCGCAAGCGATCTCGCAGCCGCTACGGTGCCAAGAAATAG